DNA sequence from the Pedobacter schmidteae genome:
AAGAAGCGGTCATGCGTATCATCAAGAAAAAACCTGAAATTGCTAAAAAAATACAGGTAGGCTTTTTAGCCTTAAATAAAAAAGGAGAATACGGCGCTTACGCCATTCAGCAGGGCTTTAGCTATGCTGTTTGTACAGAACAGCAAAACGATTTACTGATTCCGGGAAAAAGCTATTATTAATACTCAATTATGGTAAATATGGAAGTTTGCGCAAATTCCCTGGAATCGGCGCTTGCAGCACAAAAAGGTGGGGCAATACGGGTAGAACTGTGTGACAATTTACCTGAAGGTGGAACAACCCCTAGCTATGCACAAATTGCATTGGCCAAACAAAAACTACACATTAAAGTATATCCCATTATACGACCACGTGGAGGCGATTTTCTATATTCAGATCTGGAGTTTGAATTGATGAAAACAGATATTAAAACCTGCAAATCACTAAATTGTGATGGTATTGTTATAGGTATTTTAAAAGCCGACGGTAGTGTAGACCGCAACAGATGTGCAGAATTAATTGCATTAGCTGCCCCAATGCCGGTTACCTTCCATAGGGCTTTTGATATGTGTAATGACCTGCAAAAAGCATTGGAAGATATTATCGAACTGGGCTGTGAACGAATTCTGACCTCCGGCGGCGAATCATCTGCACTTAAAGGTGCCGAAACAATTGCGAGACTGATTCAACAGGCAAATGGAAGAATCATCATTATGCCTGGTGCGGGTGTTTCAACCGACAATATCAGAACGATTATTCAAACTACAGGAGCAACAGAGTTTCATGCTTCGGCAAAACAAGCCGTAAAAAGCCTTATGCAGTTTAGAAACTCCAGGTTAAACATGGGAACAGTAGAAGATGAATTTAGCTATGATATAACTAATAGCCAGATCGTTAACACCTTAATCAAACTAGCAAACACATCTTCATAAATCTACTTGCCGTTTATTCTATGGGCACGTATGTCAAGCTACGTCACATTAAATCTACCACGGATGAAATTCCCATAAAATAATCGAGTCAAAATCTTATATTTGCGCCACTGATGAAGCACATACGTAATTTCTGCATAATTGCACATATTGACCACGGTAAAAGCACTTTAGCTGACCGTTTATTGGAATACACTAAAACCATTAGCCAAAGAGAGGCTCAAGCCCAGTTGCTTGATAACATGGATTTAGAGCGTGAACGTGGTATCACGATAAAAAGCCACGCCATACAGATGAATTATAAGGTTGGCGAAATTGAATACAATTTTAACCTGATCGATACTCCTGGACACGTAGACTTTTCTTATGAAGTTTCACGTTCTATTGCGGCTTGTGAAGGTGCTTTGCTTATTGTAGATGCATCCCAGGGTATTCAGGCACAGACCATTTCAAATTTATATCTGGCTTTGGAGCATGATCTCGAGATTATTCCGATTTTAAATAAAATGGATTTACCTGGAGCGATGCCGGAGGAGGTGAAAGATCAGATTATTGATTTAATCGGTTGTAAACGCGAGGATATTATTCCAGCATCTGGTAAAACAGGCATGGGTATCCCAGACATTATTCAAGCAATTGTGGATCGTGTCCCTGCTCCTGTTGGTGATCCTGAAGCACCACTGCAGGCATTAATTTTTGATTCGGTTTTTAACCCCTTCAGAGGTATTATTGCCTATTATAAAGTAGTAAATGGTGAAATTAAAAAAGGTGACAAGGTTAAATTTATCAATACAGGCAAACAATATCTAGCTGACGAAGTAGGGATTCTAAAATTGGATATGTCGCCACGTAATGTGGTCAAAACCGGCGACGTAGGTTACATTATCTCGGGGATTAAAGAAGCTCGCGAGGTAAAAGTTGGCGATACCATTACGACTGTTGACAGGCCTTCTCCAGAATCAATTCAAGGATTTGAAGAGGTCAAACCTATGGTTTTTGCAGGAATCTACCCTGTTGATACAGATGAATTTGAAGAGCTGCGTGAGGCGATGCATAAATTGCAATTGAATGATGCTTCCATTGTTTTCGAACCAGAAAGCTCTGCAGCATTGGGTTTTGGCTTCCGTTGCGGATTTCTGGGCATGTTACACATGGAAATTATTCAGGAACGTTTGGAACGGGAATTTGATATGACGGTTATTACAACTGTACCCAACGTATCTTACATTGCAAAGACCACCAAGGGCGAAGAAGTAATTGTCAACAATCCATCGGATTTACCAGACCCAAGCAAATTGGATTCTGTAGAAGAACCTTATATCAAAGCAAACATCATTACCAAAGCTGAATTTGTTGGCCCGGTAATGTCGCTTTGTATTCAAAAAAGAGGGATTATCGTTAATCAATCCTACCTGACTTCTGATCGGGTTGAATTGGTTTTTGAAATGCCAATGGGCGAAATCGTATTCGATTTTTACGACAAATTAAAAACTATATCCAAAGGTTACGCTTCGTTTGACTATCATCAGGTAGGTTATCGTAAATCGGATTTGGTAAGATTAGACATGTTGTTAAATGAAGAGCCTGTTGATGCTTTATCCTCATTAATTCACCGTAGTAACGCTTACGATTTCGGAAAGAAAATTTGTGAGAAACTGAGAGAGCTAATTCCCCGTCAACAATTTGAAATTAAGATACAGGCATCCATCGGTGCAAAAGTAATTGCCAGGGAAACTCTCAGTGCCCTACGTAAAGATGTGACTGCCAAATGTTACGGCGGTGATATTTCACGTAAACGTAAGTTACTTGAAAAGCAAAAACAAGGAAAGAAACGTATGCGCCAGGTTGGAAACGTTGAAATTCCCCAAACCGCATTTATGGCAGTATTAAAACTAGATTAATCACTGCCTTATTAGCTGACCTAAATATTAACCTAAACAATACCACTATTACATGCAATTATTAGACGGAAAATTCGCATCTGAGAAAATAAAACAAGAAATAGCAGCTGAGGCCGCAGATTTTTTAGCAAACAGCGGCAGAAAGCCACACCTGGTTGCAATTTTAGTAGGTAATGATGGTGGTAGTGAAACTTATGTGGCCAGTAAAATGAAAAACTGCGAAAAAGTAGGATTTCAATCCTCTTTGATCAGATACGACAGTAATGTGACAGAGGCCGAATTGCTGCAAAAAATTGAAGAAATCAATCAGGACAGCGGTGTAGATGGTCTGATTGTACAGCTCCCTCTTCCAAAACATATCGATCCCGAAAAGGTTACTGAAACAATTGACTATCGGAAAGATGTCGACGGTTTTCATCCGGTAAATCTGGGCCGAATGATGCGTAATCTTCCTTGCTTTATTCCGGCAACACCATATGGCATTTTGTTAATGCTGCAGGCCTATCAGATCGACACAACAGGTAAACATTGTGTTGTTGTTGGCCGTAGCAATATTGTGGGCAGTCCAATG
Encoded proteins:
- a CDS encoding copper homeostasis protein CutC, with the translated sequence MVNMEVCANSLESALAAQKGGAIRVELCDNLPEGGTTPSYAQIALAKQKLHIKVYPIIRPRGGDFLYSDLEFELMKTDIKTCKSLNCDGIVIGILKADGSVDRNRCAELIALAAPMPVTFHRAFDMCNDLQKALEDIIELGCERILTSGGESSALKGAETIARLIQQANGRIIIMPGAGVSTDNIRTIIQTTGATEFHASAKQAVKSLMQFRNSRLNMGTVEDEFSYDITNSQIVNTLIKLANTSS
- a CDS encoding bifunctional 5,10-methylenetetrahydrofolate dehydrogenase/5,10-methenyltetrahydrofolate cyclohydrolase, with product MQLLDGKFASEKIKQEIAAEAADFLANSGRKPHLVAILVGNDGGSETYVASKMKNCEKVGFQSSLIRYDSNVTEAELLQKIEEINQDSGVDGLIVQLPLPKHIDPEKVTETIDYRKDVDGFHPVNLGRMMRNLPCFIPATPYGILLMLQAYQIDTTGKHCVVVGRSNIVGSPMSILMARNATPGNCTVTLTHSKTTNLKEIALQADIIVAAIGKKNFVTADMVKPGAIIIDVGINRETSEQTKSGYKLFGDVDFDNVAPKSSWITPVPGGVGLMTIVGLLKNTLASAKGEIYN
- the lepA gene encoding translation elongation factor 4, with translation MKHIRNFCIIAHIDHGKSTLADRLLEYTKTISQREAQAQLLDNMDLERERGITIKSHAIQMNYKVGEIEYNFNLIDTPGHVDFSYEVSRSIAACEGALLIVDASQGIQAQTISNLYLALEHDLEIIPILNKMDLPGAMPEEVKDQIIDLIGCKREDIIPASGKTGMGIPDIIQAIVDRVPAPVGDPEAPLQALIFDSVFNPFRGIIAYYKVVNGEIKKGDKVKFINTGKQYLADEVGILKLDMSPRNVVKTGDVGYIISGIKEAREVKVGDTITTVDRPSPESIQGFEEVKPMVFAGIYPVDTDEFEELREAMHKLQLNDASIVFEPESSAALGFGFRCGFLGMLHMEIIQERLEREFDMTVITTVPNVSYIAKTTKGEEVIVNNPSDLPDPSKLDSVEEPYIKANIITKAEFVGPVMSLCIQKRGIIVNQSYLTSDRVELVFEMPMGEIVFDFYDKLKTISKGYASFDYHQVGYRKSDLVRLDMLLNEEPVDALSSLIHRSNAYDFGKKICEKLRELIPRQQFEIKIQASIGAKVIARETLSALRKDVTAKCYGGDISRKRKLLEKQKQGKKRMRQVGNVEIPQTAFMAVLKLD